The following coding sequences lie in one Williamwhitmania taraxaci genomic window:
- a CDS encoding DUF134 domain-containing protein, translating to MSPRIKTIRKVLNPPLIKGFKPYGLTSIVGEPEPILLLFEEYEALRLCDYDMCNHIQASQAMGISRPTFTRIYSSARQKIAKAFVEGRQMSIEGGKVYFDSDWYACSSCHCFFNNPEREIEIKSCPLCNSRSIKNYDQSAETNTDNTITCEDTCICIQCGYEQVHVAGYPCAHEICPKCNSHLTRKSGRCRT from the coding sequence ATGTCGCCACGAATAAAAACCATTCGAAAAGTCCTAAATCCCCCATTAATAAAGGGATTCAAACCCTATGGATTAACCAGTATCGTAGGGGAGCCAGAACCAATCTTACTCCTTTTTGAAGAGTACGAGGCGCTAAGACTTTGCGATTATGACATGTGCAACCACATTCAAGCATCACAGGCAATGGGGATATCCCGACCGACCTTTACACGCATTTACAGCTCAGCCAGACAAAAAATCGCTAAGGCATTCGTCGAAGGCCGACAAATGTCCATTGAAGGAGGAAAGGTATATTTCGATAGCGATTGGTACGCCTGTTCATCATGCCATTGCTTCTTCAACAATCCTGAAAGGGAGATTGAAATCAAGAGTTGTCCCCTATGCAATAGCAGAAGCATTAAAAATTATGATCAATCGGCAGAAACAAATACAGACAACACCATTACCTGCGAGGATACGTGCATCTGCATTCAATGCGGATACGAACAGGTTCACGTAGCCGGATATCCTTGCGCTCACGAAATCTGCCCAAAATGCAATTCACACCTTACACGAAAATCGGGTCGGTGCAGAACATAA
- a CDS encoding CGGC domain-containing protein, whose product MEKIKLGIIICDRYNSCAGGKCFRALEKREGAFKVYEGQDVELAAYTTCGGCPGGNIEYAPEEMKKNGITVIHLATGFLVGYPPCPHIEHFEKFITEKYGMKVVIGTHPIPQKYYLTHQNMKTWNTSALQKAIMLTLTDEKMRLRYD is encoded by the coding sequence ATGGAAAAAATTAAACTCGGAATAATAATTTGCGACCGATACAATAGTTGCGCTGGAGGAAAATGCTTTAGAGCGTTAGAAAAACGTGAAGGGGCATTTAAAGTATATGAAGGACAAGATGTTGAGTTGGCTGCATACACAACCTGCGGAGGATGTCCCGGGGGTAACATTGAGTATGCCCCCGAGGAGATGAAAAAAAATGGTATCACAGTAATTCACCTTGCTACAGGATTTCTAGTCGGATATCCTCCATGCCCCCATATTGAGCATTTTGAGAAATTTATCACCGAAAAATATGGGATGAAGGTCGTTATTGGAACTCATCCAATACCACAGAAATACTACCTGACCCATCAAAATATGAAGACGTGGAATACCTCTGCGCTTCAGAAAGCAATCATGCTAACCTTGACCGACGAAAAGATGAGATTACGCTATGATTAA
- a CDS encoding DUF5320 domain-containing protein, with translation MPGFNQKGPMGQGSMTGRRMGKCTGFGAKNQEQPTTVDKNEMTQGRGMGRRGRNGGNCEGRGANGRGRGGRQFGQNGV, from the coding sequence ATGCCAGGATTTAACCAAAAAGGCCCAATGGGACAAGGTTCTATGACAGGCCGAAGAATGGGAAAATGCACCGGATTTGGTGCTAAAAATCAAGAACAACCCACCACTGTCGACAAAAATGAAATGACGCAGGGAAGAGGAATGGGACGACGGGGTAGAAACGGAGGCAACTGTGAAGGCAGAGGAGCTAACGGCAGAGGTCGTGGAGGACGGCAATTTGGTCAAAACGGAGTGTAA
- a CDS encoding NifB/NifX family molybdenum-iron cluster-binding protein, producing MKNQIIAIPLEGGILCSHFGHCEHFAILEIKDGAIISEKLVTPPAHEPGLYPAWIAEMGVTDVIAGGMGQKAIELFNQQKINAFVGAPSKPAKQLVSDFIANKLNLTANYCNHDENGTCTH from the coding sequence ATGAAGAATCAAATTATTGCTATTCCTCTTGAAGGAGGAATCCTCTGCTCTCACTTTGGGCATTGCGAACATTTCGCTATCCTCGAAATAAAAGATGGCGCAATTATTTCAGAGAAACTAGTAACACCACCAGCACACGAACCTGGATTATATCCTGCTTGGATTGCAGAAATGGGTGTAACCGATGTTATTGCAGGTGGAATGGGCCAAAAAGCCATCGAACTATTTAATCAGCAAAAGATTAATGCCTTTGTGGGTGCCCCATCAAAACCCGCGAAACAACTTGTGTCCGATTTCATTGCAAACAAGTTGAATTTGACTGCAAATTACTGCAATCATGACGAGAATGGGACCTGCACTCATTAA
- a CDS encoding peroxiredoxin produces MNDQPVAMPRIGDAAPEFKALTTQGDIHFPNDYKGSWVILFSHPADFTPVCTSEFITFASMEEQFGQANCKLVGLSIDGIYSHIAWLRTIKEKIEYRGMKNVEVNFPLIEDISMEVAKKYGMIQPGESTTKAVRAVFIIDPKGIVRAMIYYPLSLGRNFDELYRAVLALKTSDEFGIATPADWRPGDDVIMSPAGSCNAAKSRVEGKEEGLHCQDWFFCTKKIDKETILKKILKK; encoded by the coding sequence ATGAATGACCAACCGGTAGCGATGCCACGCATTGGCGATGCTGCACCCGAATTTAAAGCCCTAACCACACAGGGTGATATTCATTTTCCCAACGATTACAAGGGTAGTTGGGTAATCCTCTTTAGCCATCCGGCCGATTTTACTCCTGTTTGCACTTCGGAGTTTATAACCTTCGCTAGCATGGAAGAGCAGTTCGGTCAGGCCAACTGCAAGTTGGTGGGGCTATCCATTGATGGTATCTACAGCCATATTGCTTGGCTTCGTACCATTAAGGAGAAGATTGAATACCGAGGGATGAAAAACGTGGAGGTTAATTTCCCACTGATCGAGGACATTAGCATGGAGGTTGCAAAGAAATATGGGATGATTCAACCCGGTGAAAGTACCACGAAAGCCGTTAGGGCGGTATTCATTATCGATCCAAAAGGAATTGTAAGAGCGATGATATATTACCCACTTAGCCTTGGCCGTAACTTCGACGAGCTATATAGGGCCGTTCTTGCTCTAAAAACTTCCGACGAGTTTGGCATTGCCACCCCAGCCGACTGGCGGCCCGGTGACGACGTAATTATGTCGCCTGCTGGATCATGCAATGCGGCCAAGAGTCGCGTGGAAGGCAAAGAGGAAGGTCTCCACTGCCAAGATTGGTTTTTCTGCACAAAGAAAATTGACAAGGAAACCATTCTGAAGAAAATCCTAAAAAAATAA
- a CDS encoding ATP-binding protein, translating into MIKNKPFKIAIASGKGGTGKTLLSTNLAAFMSKQQPTLLVDIDVEEPNDFIFIDGEIQSESDQYKMIPAWDESKCTLCGICSNACKFHAVVQLGTFIAVFKELCHSCYACSELCPSQALPMQQYKIGVIKTISADNLTFIESRLEVGEEQAVPLIHQTQALVDEKHSDIQIQIFDCPPGTSCPVIAATNIADFVILVTEPTPFGLNDLTLAVETMRKLRKDIGVVINRYGIGYADVEEYCNKEQIPILAKIPFDRTIAEYYSNGELVYDKVESVATALQSIINAIKPAHKI; encoded by the coding sequence ATGATTAAAAACAAACCATTTAAAATTGCGATTGCCAGCGGCAAGGGAGGAACGGGCAAAACATTGCTTTCGACAAACCTTGCCGCATTTATGAGCAAACAGCAACCTACGCTGCTTGTCGATATCGATGTAGAGGAACCCAATGACTTTATCTTCATCGATGGCGAAATTCAAAGCGAATCCGATCAATATAAAATGATTCCCGCTTGGGATGAGAGTAAGTGTACACTCTGTGGAATTTGCAGCAACGCCTGTAAGTTTCATGCAGTGGTTCAACTAGGAACTTTTATTGCCGTATTTAAAGAACTGTGTCACAGTTGCTATGCCTGCTCCGAGCTATGCCCTTCTCAGGCTTTGCCAATGCAGCAATACAAAATTGGGGTAATCAAAACAATATCAGCAGACAATTTGACATTTATCGAGAGTCGCTTGGAGGTGGGTGAAGAGCAAGCAGTTCCGCTAATCCATCAAACTCAAGCCCTAGTCGATGAAAAACACAGCGACATTCAAATTCAAATATTCGACTGTCCTCCTGGAACCTCCTGCCCCGTGATAGCGGCCACCAACATTGCAGATTTTGTTATATTGGTAACAGAACCAACACCATTTGGCTTAAACGACCTGACGCTGGCGGTGGAAACTATGCGGAAGTTGAGAAAAGATATTGGCGTAGTTATTAATCGCTACGGCATTGGTTATGCCGATGTGGAAGAATACTGCAATAAAGAGCAAATCCCCATTCTGGCGAAAATTCCTTTCGATCGCACAATAGCCGAATACTACTCAAACGGAGAACTAGTTTACGACAAGGTAGAGTCCGTAGCCACAGCCCTCCAGTCCATCATTAACGCCATTAAACCTGCCCACAAAATATGA
- a CDS encoding ATP-binding protein, which yields MKEIVVLSGKGGTGKTSITAALAVLAGNDAVIADCDVDAANMHLLLKPDFGKTFDYYSGELAVINQELCIHCGKCADVCRFHAIPLIQNQYKISELDCEGCGYCEKVCPSNALTLVERKSGSVFISKTKVGSTMVHARLDIGAENSGKLVAKVKNEAKAFATAENKQFILVDGSPGIGCPVVSSLSGANYVVLVTEPTMSGLHDLKRINAVIKRFHIKAGCIINKYDLNPEKTTEIKDFMKEEQIDDLAEIPYNSIFSTAMIEGKTIVELESPIKPLVIDLWNKLKKQLN from the coding sequence ATGAAAGAAATCGTAGTTCTATCGGGCAAGGGAGGTACCGGAAAAACATCAATCACGGCAGCATTGGCCGTTTTAGCGGGCAACGATGCCGTGATTGCCGATTGCGACGTAGATGCCGCCAACATGCACCTACTGTTGAAACCCGACTTTGGAAAAACCTTTGATTACTATAGCGGCGAACTTGCCGTAATCAATCAGGAGTTGTGTATTCACTGCGGAAAATGCGCTGACGTATGCCGATTCCATGCAATACCGCTTATTCAAAATCAGTATAAAATTAGCGAACTTGACTGCGAAGGTTGCGGATACTGCGAAAAGGTATGCCCGTCAAATGCGTTAACCCTTGTTGAACGGAAATCGGGAAGCGTATTCATCTCGAAGACAAAAGTGGGAAGTACCATGGTACATGCGCGATTAGACATCGGTGCGGAAAACTCAGGAAAATTAGTTGCAAAGGTTAAAAATGAAGCAAAAGCATTTGCAACTGCCGAAAACAAGCAATTTATCCTAGTTGATGGCTCACCCGGCATTGGCTGCCCCGTAGTTTCATCGCTGTCCGGCGCCAACTATGTGGTGCTGGTTACCGAGCCCACAATGTCGGGATTGCACGATTTAAAACGAATCAACGCAGTGATAAAACGGTTTCATATAAAAGCCGGCTGCATTATCAACAAGTACGATCTCAATCCAGAGAAAACAACAGAGATAAAGGATTTTATGAAGGAGGAACAGATCGACGACTTGGCTGAAATTCCCTACAACTCCATCTTTTCTACAGCAATGATTGAGGGTAAAACCATTGTCGAGTTAGAATCTCCCATAAAACCATTGGTAATCGACCTTTGGAACAAATTAAAAAAACAATTAAACTAA
- a CDS encoding NifB/NifX family molybdenum-iron cluster-binding protein: MKVAFTATGTTWESMIDARFGRTEFIVIYDEETQALASVDNSAIKDEAHGAGTATAQKLYDIKPNVLITGNGPGENAAQALKQLNMKIFINAQNMTVKEAYEHYKKGELKEI; the protein is encoded by the coding sequence ATGAAAGTTGCATTTACCGCTACAGGAACAACATGGGAATCAATGATTGATGCCCGTTTTGGAAGAACAGAATTTATCGTTATTTACGATGAGGAAACACAAGCGCTTGCGTCGGTTGATAACAGCGCAATTAAGGATGAAGCACACGGAGCAGGAACCGCTACAGCACAAAAGTTGTATGATATTAAGCCCAATGTGCTTATTACCGGCAATGGACCTGGCGAAAACGCTGCACAAGCTCTCAAACAGCTAAACATGAAAATCTTTATCAACGCTCAGAATATGACCGTTAAAGAGGCTTACGAGCATTACAAAAAAGGAGAGTTGAAAGAGATTTAA
- a CDS encoding NifB/NifX family molybdenum-iron cluster-binding protein, whose protein sequence is MRVAITSTGNTLESTLDQRFGRCAYFVIYDTETKALEFLPNPNREKEKEIGPAAVHLVAYRKATKIISGEFGIKIKPLLDSLKIQMIVLKDPKKKIGQIIEMLNH, encoded by the coding sequence ATGAGAGTAGCCATAACATCAACAGGAAATACACTAGAATCAACATTGGATCAACGGTTTGGCCGATGCGCTTACTTCGTAATTTACGATACCGAAACAAAAGCACTTGAGTTTCTTCCAAACCCAAACCGGGAAAAGGAAAAGGAAATCGGCCCAGCCGCGGTACATTTGGTTGCCTACAGAAAAGCCACCAAAATAATCTCCGGAGAATTTGGAATAAAAATCAAGCCATTGCTAGACAGTCTCAAGATTCAAATGATAGTATTAAAAGACCCAAAAAAGAAGATTGGGCAAATTATTGAGATGCTTAATCATTAA
- a CDS encoding OsmC family protein, translating into MKSNSLWTRKFQSVVDNGRNHSMVIDLPETKGGINSGPTALELCVMSFSGCVGTIFAMVAEKMRLSFSIMEVEANAEQKDGAATITDIHFILSIETKEEPQKIEKCIEVTLSTCPVGVLFKQAGIKITHEINFI; encoded by the coding sequence ATGAAATCAAATTCACTTTGGACAAGAAAATTTCAATCCGTAGTTGATAACGGAAGAAATCACAGCATGGTAATTGATTTACCCGAAACAAAAGGCGGCATCAACAGCGGCCCTACGGCGCTTGAACTTTGTGTGATGAGCTTTAGTGGTTGCGTTGGAACTATATTTGCTATGGTTGCCGAAAAAATGCGACTCTCCTTCAGCATTATGGAGGTGGAAGCAAATGCAGAGCAAAAAGATGGGGCAGCAACCATCACCGACATCCACTTCATTTTATCTATTGAGACAAAGGAAGAGCCGCAAAAGATTGAAAAATGCATTGAAGTAACCCTTAGCACCTGCCCCGTTGGCGTTCTCTTCAAGCAAGCAGGCATTAAAATCACACACGAAATCAACTTTATATAA
- a CDS encoding DUF5320 domain-containing protein gives MPKLDGTGPEGEKAKTGRGLGDCSTASNKEKLELLGTGMGKKRNSGGGAGKRKRLKTNQK, from the coding sequence ATGCCAAAACTTGATGGAACCGGGCCTGAGGGAGAAAAAGCAAAAACAGGCAGAGGACTAGGAGATTGTAGCACGGCTTCAAACAAAGAGAAGTTAGAACTTCTTGGAACAGGAATGGGAAAAAAACGCAATTCGGGAGGTGGCGCAGGAAAGAGAAAGCGTTTAAAAACCAACCAGAAATAA